Proteins encoded by one window of Lycium barbarum isolate Lr01 chromosome 11, ASM1917538v2, whole genome shotgun sequence:
- the LOC132619464 gene encoding uncharacterized protein LOC132619464 has translation MEVFSHFSEVSGLQANMEKSSIYLAGVTQEVKDQIVDEMHFTVGELPFKYLGVPLSSKKLNIQQCMPLVEKMVARIKCWTTKFLSYSGRLQLIKSVLFEMQTYWAQVFLLPKKITKLITSVCRNFLWTGTADTSRRALVAWERLCLPESAGGLNIIDVYQWNRAAICKLLWALAAKKDTLWIQWIHSFYIKKRNLDEMLTPPQASWLVRKIFDAREWLNTTNTFATLQSHCHKGKFSIKRAYQSFLPQWPNVTWKGITMGASTVPRHKFITWLAIQRRLATVDMLEKWGIKVKKKCVLCTSGRDETLDHLLFDCAYSSRIWNSLLRWMGINRQLTKWEDEVNWLAQQMKHNRARAEILKFLFAATIYNVWIERNCRRFQGVSHESS, from the coding sequence ATGGAAGTTTTTAGTCACTTCTCTGAGGTCTCAGGCCTTCAGGCTAACATGGAGAAGAGTTCTATCTATTTGGCAGGGGTAACTCAGGAGGTGAAGGATCAAATTGTAGACGAGATGCACTTCACTGTGGGTGAGCTTCCGTTCAAATACCTCGGGGTGCCACTCTCATCAAAGAAGTTAAATATCCAACAATGTATGCCTTTAGTTGAGAAGATGGTGGCAAGAATTAAATGCTGGACCACAAAATTTCTCTCTTATAGTGGTCGACTACAACTCATAAAGAGTGTCCTCTTCGAGATGCAAACATACTGGGCACAGGTATTCTTGTTACCAAAGAAAATCACTAAGCTGATTACTAGTGTGTGTAGGAATTTTTTATGGACTGGGACTGCTGATACATCTAGGAGAGCTCTGGTAGCATGGGAGAGACTATGTTTACCGGAGTCAGCTGGAGGGCTCAATATCATAGATGTGTATCAATGGAATAGAGCTGCTATCTGCAAATTACTCTGGGCTTTGGCTGCTAAAAAAGATACACTGTGGATCCAATGGATTCATAGTTTTTACATCAAGAAGAGAAACCTGGATGAGATGCTAACCCCACCACAAGCTAGTTGGCTTGTGAGGAAAATATTTGATGCAAGGGAATGGTTGAATACGACTAATACCTTCGCTACACTACAAAGCCACTGCCACAAAGGTAAATTTAGTATCAAAAGAGCATATCAATCGTTCCTACCTCAATGGCCAAATGTGACCTGGAAAGGAATTACAATGGGAGCAAGCACTGTGCCAAGACACAAATTTATCACTTGGCTTGCTATTCAACGTCGACTGGCCACTGTCGACATGCTGGAGAAATGGGGcattaaagtgaaaaaaaaatgtgtACTGTGTACCTCAGGCAGAGATGAGACTCTTGATCATCTGCTATTTGACTGTGCGTATTCAAGCCGTATTTGGAACTCCTTATTGAGGTGGATGGGTATAAACAGACAGCTTACAAAGTGGGAAGATGAAGTCAACTGGCTGGCACAACAGATGAAACACAACCGAGCTAGAGCAGAGATATTGAAGTTTTTGTTTGCTGCAACTATATACAATGTCTGGATCGAGAGAAATTGCAGAAGGTTCCAAGGGGTATCACACGAAAGCTCATAA